The following proteins are co-located in the Dyadobacter chenwenxiniae genome:
- a CDS encoding ABC transporter permease has translation MITNYSVIAFRNLLKNKVYSFINIAGLAVGIAVAMLIGLWVWDELSFNKYHKNYDRLTQAYISQTFNGQTGSGRAVSLPSVMEMANKYSADFKNTSMASWNFGHLLANGDKKINKRGMWAQPAFPEMLSLKMLKGDLKTALKDPGSIVISESVAKALFGNEDPLNKTVKLDIKKNVKVTGVYEDIPFNSEFNELNLLLTWNDYLLSENWVKESQTQWGNHSFQFYAQVADNADIEKVSLKIRDVEIPHASSKTEKPQYFLHPMSRWHLYSDFKNGKNVGGGIQFVWLFSIIGVFVLLLACINFMNLSTARSEKRAKEVGIRKAIGSLRSQLVFQFLSESFLVVSLALVLALLIVLVALPSFNDLSGKHVRFPWQYIQFWLMLITFSIFTGLISGSYPAFYLSSFNPLSVLKGTFKVGKWSAVPRKVMVVMQFTVSITLIIGTIIVFQQIQHAKNRPVGYDRQGLLQIDISPNLYGKYYPLRDDLLKSGAVYEMSESSSPTTGIYSNQIGFEWEGMEAGATPLFGTIACTHDFGKTIGWKIIDGRDFSREYSTDTAGFILNESAVKLTGLKDIVGKTIRYNGKPRQVVGVIKDMVMQSPYEPAVPTIFLMDYEWANLINIKLLPGAPVEKSLKKVEAIFKKHDPDSPFEFKFADEEYEAKFRAEERIGKLARVFAVLAVFISCLGLFGLAAYTAEQRTKEIGIRKALGASVAQMWAMLSKEFVFLVIVSCAIASPIALYFLSDWLKKYEYHIELSWVVFAVSAVTAILITLITVSFQAIKAALMNPVKSLRSE, from the coding sequence ATGATCACGAATTATTCTGTAATCGCATTCCGAAACCTCCTTAAAAATAAGGTCTATTCGTTCATTAACATTGCCGGATTGGCCGTAGGAATTGCGGTTGCCATGCTGATTGGCCTTTGGGTTTGGGACGAGCTTTCTTTTAATAAATATCACAAAAACTACGACAGGCTCACGCAGGCTTACATCAGCCAGACTTTCAATGGGCAGACCGGCAGCGGAAGGGCAGTGTCACTTCCGTCCGTAATGGAAATGGCGAATAAATATTCCGCTGATTTCAAGAACACGTCCATGGCGTCCTGGAATTTCGGGCATTTGCTGGCGAATGGCGATAAAAAGATTAACAAACGGGGAATGTGGGCGCAACCGGCATTTCCGGAAATGCTTTCCTTAAAAATGTTGAAGGGGGATTTGAAAACGGCATTGAAAGATCCCGGGTCCATAGTCATTTCCGAGAGCGTTGCCAAAGCACTTTTTGGCAATGAAGATCCTTTGAACAAAACGGTTAAGCTGGACATTAAAAAGAACGTGAAAGTGACCGGCGTTTACGAAGACATTCCGTTCAATTCGGAGTTTAATGAACTGAATCTTCTTTTGACCTGGAACGATTATCTGCTTTCAGAAAACTGGGTTAAGGAATCGCAGACGCAATGGGGGAACCATTCATTCCAATTTTATGCGCAGGTGGCCGACAATGCGGATATCGAAAAGGTTTCTTTAAAAATAAGGGATGTGGAAATACCGCACGCGTCATCGAAAACGGAGAAGCCGCAATATTTCCTGCATCCCATGAGCAGGTGGCACTTATATTCGGACTTTAAAAATGGTAAAAATGTAGGCGGAGGCATTCAGTTCGTATGGCTCTTTAGCATTATCGGCGTTTTTGTGCTGTTACTGGCTTGTATCAATTTCATGAACCTCAGCACAGCGCGTTCCGAAAAGCGGGCAAAAGAGGTGGGGATCAGAAAAGCCATCGGATCATTGCGCAGCCAGCTGGTCTTTCAATTTTTGAGTGAGTCTTTTTTGGTTGTTTCGTTGGCATTGGTGCTTGCATTGCTCATCGTTTTGGTGGCCTTGCCTTCTTTCAATGACCTGTCAGGCAAGCACGTGCGCTTCCCGTGGCAATACATTCAATTCTGGCTGATGCTGATTACTTTCTCCATCTTTACCGGCTTGATATCGGGAAGTTATCCGGCATTTTATCTGTCGTCTTTCAACCCGCTTTCTGTTTTGAAAGGGACATTCAAAGTGGGCAAATGGTCGGCAGTTCCGCGTAAGGTGATGGTTGTAATGCAATTTACGGTCTCCATTACATTGATTATCGGAACCATTATCGTTTTTCAGCAAATTCAGCATGCCAAGAATCGCCCTGTGGGTTATGACAGGCAGGGACTGCTTCAGATTGACATTTCGCCAAATTTATATGGCAAATATTACCCGTTGCGAGACGACCTGCTCAAATCCGGGGCCGTGTACGAAATGAGCGAATCGTCCAGCCCTACAACCGGGATTTATTCCAATCAGATCGGTTTTGAATGGGAGGGGATGGAGGCGGGCGCAACGCCATTGTTTGGAACCATTGCATGTACGCACGATTTTGGTAAAACAATAGGCTGGAAAATCATTGACGGACGTGACTTTTCAAGAGAATATTCGACAGATACTGCCGGTTTTATATTGAACGAGTCGGCCGTTAAGCTCACCGGGTTGAAGGACATTGTTGGCAAAACCATTCGCTATAATGGCAAACCACGTCAGGTTGTGGGTGTTATCAAAGATATGGTGATGCAATCGCCCTATGAGCCTGCTGTTCCTACCATCTTTTTAATGGATTACGAATGGGCAAATCTGATCAATATCAAACTTTTGCCAGGCGCACCGGTTGAAAAATCATTGAAAAAAGTTGAAGCTATTTTTAAGAAACATGATCCTGATTCACCGTTTGAATTCAAGTTTGCAGACGAAGAATACGAGGCCAAGTTTAGGGCTGAGGAAAGAATAGGAAAGCTGGCAAGGGTTTTTGCTGTATTGGCGGTTTTTATTTCCTGCTTAGGATTATTCGGACTTGCCGCCTACACAGCCGAGCAAAGAACGAAGGAGATCGGAATCAGAAAGGCACTTGGGGCCAGTGTTGCGCAAATGTGGGCGATGCTTTCGAAAGAATTTGTCTTTCTCGTGATCGTTTCCTGCGCGATCGCGTCACCGATCGCCTTGTATTTTTTGAGCGACTGGCTGAAAAAATACGAATATCACATTGAACTAAGCTGGGTTGTATTCGCCGTCTCCGCCGTAACCGCGATCCTAATCACATTAATTACCGTAAGTTTCCAAGCCATTAAAGCCGCGTTGATGAATCCTGTGAAGTCGCTGAGGAGTGAATGA
- a CDS encoding ABC transporter permease: MIKNYLTTSFRNLRRNWNFTLINITGLTLGLACCLLIFFTVRYELSFDQHHKNVDRVFRILKHTKGEVDKGYNTGMPLPALAALRNDFPEIRNQVSCTYALRGALITIGDGPNRKKHSEQNNAVSFIDPEYFKLFEYKWLKGSAASSLNNPGAVVLSETQAKKYFGNTNPMGKTIRVENHRNFVVTGIIQDPPATTNFPFTTMLSFASLKDYGSFTNWDDWQSTYGGGQMYMMLPENVSEEKMEQQLVSFVKKYREPKDAAVEEYILQPVNDIHFDTKTSNYTGRTISKGMIWAMVLVGMFILITACVNFINLATAQALRRAREVGVRKVLGSTRGQLLRQYFSETAVITVLSVILALIVAQVVLPGVANILNIKAEGVIFVADISVMAFLVVLTVITTILAGFYPAMVVSGYQPILALKGKMRTAGSGQANLRSGLIVLQFTISQIVLIGTLIAYSQMKYFRTLDLGFQKDEIISMQIPAQDPGVLEGLYAKLVNEPGIKSMSFSAFTPMSRSNWQTGFKYENDAEFLDYEVVMRPADTAYVKTYGLKIVAGRMYLPADTMREFVVNEAFVKKLGFKSPADAIGKRLTIGGSEYKLPIVGVVKNFNTYSLHREIIPCVLTTQRSNYGTLGIKLSENADAKQIERIEKVWSATFPDYLFSYTFLDETLNSFYEKESKLFDLFKILTGIAIFIGCLGLYGVVAFMAESRTKEMGIRKAIGASAFNIFSLFSIDFIKLVVIALVIASPVAWYVMKGWLQDFTYQVKISAWLYVVAGVGAVIIALITISFQSVKAALVNPVTSLRSE, encoded by the coding sequence ATGATCAAAAATTATCTTACTACTTCTTTCAGGAATTTAAGACGCAACTGGAATTTTACTTTGATCAACATTACCGGGCTTACTTTGGGGCTGGCTTGTTGTTTGCTGATCTTTTTTACGGTTCGCTATGAGCTTAGCTTTGATCAGCATCATAAAAACGTAGATCGCGTTTTCCGGATACTGAAACACACAAAAGGGGAGGTTGATAAAGGTTATAACACGGGAATGCCGCTTCCGGCGCTGGCGGCGCTGCGTAATGACTTCCCTGAAATCCGGAACCAGGTATCGTGCACATACGCACTGCGCGGCGCATTGATCACAATCGGAGACGGACCCAATCGCAAAAAGCATTCTGAGCAAAATAATGCAGTGTCGTTCATCGATCCGGAATATTTCAAACTCTTTGAGTACAAATGGTTAAAAGGCTCGGCAGCCAGTTCCTTAAATAACCCTGGGGCCGTGGTGCTTTCTGAAACTCAGGCAAAAAAGTATTTTGGCAATACAAACCCGATGGGCAAAACGATCCGGGTGGAAAACCACAGGAATTTTGTCGTTACCGGCATTATTCAGGACCCGCCTGCGACTACGAACTTCCCTTTTACAACCATGCTCTCATTCGCCTCTCTGAAAGACTACGGTTCATTTACGAACTGGGACGACTGGCAGAGCACTTATGGCGGCGGCCAAATGTACATGATGTTGCCTGAAAATGTGAGCGAAGAAAAAATGGAACAACAACTGGTTTCATTTGTCAAAAAATACAGGGAGCCAAAGGATGCCGCGGTTGAGGAATACATTTTACAACCCGTTAATGACATACATTTTGATACAAAAACCTCTAACTACACCGGCCGAACAATCAGTAAGGGAATGATCTGGGCAATGGTGCTGGTTGGAATGTTTATTTTGATCACGGCCTGCGTGAACTTCATCAACCTCGCTACTGCACAAGCCCTGCGTCGTGCGCGTGAAGTGGGCGTGAGAAAAGTATTGGGCAGTACGAGAGGCCAGTTGTTGAGGCAGTATTTTTCAGAGACTGCGGTAATTACTGTCTTATCCGTCATCCTTGCTTTGATCGTCGCGCAGGTTGTTTTGCCTGGCGTTGCCAACATCCTGAACATTAAGGCAGAGGGGGTTATTTTCGTAGCAGACATTTCCGTAATGGCTTTTCTGGTGGTGCTGACAGTGATTACGACCATACTTGCGGGCTTTTATCCGGCCATGGTGGTATCGGGTTACCAGCCTATTCTTGCTTTGAAAGGAAAAATGCGAACGGCAGGAAGCGGGCAGGCGAATCTGCGTTCCGGGCTGATCGTTCTGCAATTCACAATTTCGCAAATCGTTCTCATCGGAACATTGATCGCTTACAGCCAGATGAAGTATTTCCGCACGCTTGATCTCGGTTTTCAGAAAGATGAGATCATAAGTATGCAAATCCCCGCCCAGGACCCGGGTGTTTTGGAAGGACTGTATGCCAAGCTGGTTAATGAGCCGGGCATCAAATCCATGAGTTTCAGCGCATTCACACCTATGTCGAGAAGCAATTGGCAAACCGGATTTAAATATGAGAATGATGCTGAATTTCTTGATTATGAAGTGGTTATGCGTCCTGCTGATACGGCTTATGTAAAAACATATGGGTTGAAAATAGTGGCCGGGCGGATGTATTTGCCCGCTGACACCATGCGGGAATTTGTTGTAAATGAAGCCTTTGTGAAAAAATTAGGCTTCAAGAGCCCTGCTGACGCCATCGGAAAGCGGCTGACCATCGGCGGATCGGAATATAAGCTGCCGATTGTGGGTGTGGTGAAAAACTTTAATACATATAGTCTGCACCGTGAAATCATCCCCTGTGTCCTCACCACCCAACGCAGCAATTATGGCACATTGGGCATTAAGCTGTCCGAAAACGCGGATGCGAAGCAAATTGAAAGAATTGAAAAAGTCTGGTCAGCCACATTCCCTGACTATTTATTCAGCTACACCTTCCTCGATGAGACGCTTAACAGCTTCTATGAAAAGGAATCCAAATTGTTTGATCTCTTCAAAATTTTGACAGGAATTGCCATCTTTATAGGCTGCCTGGGATTGTATGGCGTTGTCGCTTTCATGGCCGAGTCGCGTACGAAGGAAATGGGCATTCGCAAGGCAATCGGTGCTTCGGCGTTTAATATTTTCAGTCTGTTTTCAATCGACTTTATCAAACTGGTTGTGATCGCGCTGGTCATTGCCTCGCCTGTCGCGTGGTATGTGATGAAGGGATGGTTGCAGGATTTTACTTATCAGGTGAAAATAAGTGCCTGGTTATATGTGGTTGCGGGCGTCGGGGCAGTCATTATTGCTTTAATCACAATAAGTTTTCAGAGTGTTAAAGCAGCTTTAGTGAATCCAGTGACATCTTTAAGGAGCGAATAA